The following coding sequences are from one Humulus lupulus chromosome X, drHumLupu1.1, whole genome shotgun sequence window:
- the LOC133803202 gene encoding DAR GTPase 2, mitochondrial — protein MVTLRLARQIGRAIVKASRNTQPARGWYDTHMAAASRAIAERIPLVDVVLEIRDARIPLSSEYELLRKYKSSSRRIVVLNKIDLANRSQTKDWLSYFEQNNCISYGVNAHNKDSMRQFLNFLQAQVRELRKKDNSFTTTMLLVGIPNVGKSALANSLHQIGRTSAAERGKLKHATVSPHPGETKDISSLKIGSHPNVYVLDTPGVLPPEISDDEVCSKLALTGAISNCLVGEKELAQYFLAILNLSKEYKKWSKKIHKENEITLTNHEAECSSGLEKNMKRRRQYPTDHTQDFIVNDVRQTLFEIISSFDGNMDDEKDLTRLIEAETIALQEAFRIPVDLNEDAHYKVAGKLLNLYHTGRLGHYTLDSIS, from the exons ATGGTTACTCTTCGCTTAGCTAGACAAATAGGTAGAGCGATTGTGAAAGCTAGTCGAAACACACAGCCAGCACGAGGCTGGTATGACACTCACATGGCTGCCGCCTCTCGCGCCATCGCTGAACGAATCCCATTGGTCGATGTCGTTCTCGAAATCAGAGACGCAAGG ATTCCATTATCTTCAGAGTATGAGCTGTTGAGGAAATACAAGTCTTCTTCCAGACGAATTGTAGTGTTGAACAAGATAGACCTTGCTAACCGGTCACAAACGAAG GATTGGTTGAGCTATTTTGAGCAGAACAACTGTATCTCTTATGGAGTTAATGCTCACAATAAGGATAGCATGAGGCAG TTTTTGAACTTCTTACAAGCTCAAGTTAGAGAACTGAGGAAAAAAGACAATTCTTTTACAACAACAatgttattggttgggattcctAATGTTGGTAAATCAGCTCTTGCCAACTCTTTGCATCAAATTGGGAGGACAAGTGCAGCAG AGAGGGGGAAATTAAAACATGCTACAGTGAGTCCACACCCTGGTGAGACAAAAGACATTAGCAGCTTAAAG ATTGGAAGCCACCCCAATGTATATGTATTGGATACTCCTGGTGTTTTGCCTCCTGAGATTTCTGATGATGAGGTCTGCTCAAAGCTAGCTTTAACAG GAGCAATTAGCAACTGTTTAGTTGGAGAAAAGGAACTTGCTCAATATTTTCTTGCTATTTTAAATTTGAGTAAAGAATACAAGAAATGGTCAAAAAAAATTCACAAGGAAAATGAGATAACATTGACAAACCATGAAGCAGAATGCTCAAGTGGCCTTGAAAAGAACATGAAACGAAGAAGGCAATACCCCACAGATCATACACAG GATTTCATAGTGAATGATGTTCGTCAAACTCTCTTTGAGATAATTTCATCTTTTGATGGTAACATGGATGATGAAAAGGACTTGACAAGGCTTATTGAAGCAGAGACCATAGCCTTACAGGAAGCTTTCCGAATTCCTGTGGACTTGAATGAGGATGCTCATTACAAAGTGGCTGGCAAGTTACTGAATCTATATCATACTGGGCGACTTGGACACTATACTTTAGATTCTATCTCTTGA